A stretch of the Equus quagga isolate Etosha38 chromosome 9, UCLA_HA_Equagga_1.0, whole genome shotgun sequence genome encodes the following:
- the ZNF622 gene encoding cytoplasmic 60S subunit biogenesis factor ZNF622, with protein MATYTCITCRVAFRDAELQRAHYKTDWHRYNLRRKVADMAPVTAEGFQERVRAQRAVAEQESKGTATYCTVCSKKFASFNAYENHLKSRRHVELEKKAVQAVSRKVEVMNEKNLEKGLSVDSVDKDAVNVAIQQAIKAQPSMSPKKTSPALKEESRSPAAVADGGRGTLDRDPAEKPPRLQWFEQQAKKLAKRQGEEESEEEEEDLDEDDWEDIDSDEELECEDAEVMDEVEGQDAEEEESGGSPRLGAIPVTDCLFCPHHSSSLVKNVAHMTKVHSFFIPDIEYLSDLKGLIKYLGEKVGVGKICLWCNEKGKSFYSTEAVQAHMNDKSHCKLFTDGDAALEFADFYDFRSSYPDHREGEDPDEAEELPSEKSLEYDDETMELILPSGARVGHRSLMRYYKQRFGLSRAVAVAKNQKAVGRVLQQYRALGWTGSTGAALMRERDMQYVQRMKSKWMLKTGMKNNATKQMHFRVQVRF; from the exons ATTGGCACCGCTACAACCTGAGGCGGAAAGTGGCGGACATGGCCCCAGTCACCGCCGAGGGCTTCCAGGAGCGTGTGCGGGCGCAGCGGGCCGTGGCGGAGCAGGAGAGCAAGGGCACCGCCACCTACTGCACTGTCTGCAGTAAGAAGTTTGCCTCCTTCAACGCCTACGAGAACCACCTCAAGTCCCGGCGGCATGTGGAGCTGGAGAAGAAGGCCGTGCAGGCCGTGAGCCGGAAGGTGGAGGTGATGAATGAGAAGAACTTGGAGAAGGGGCTGAGCGTGGACAGTGTAGACAAAGATGCCGTGAACGTCGCCATCCAGCAGGCCATCAAGGCTCAGCCGTCCATGTCCCCCAAGAAGACCTCCCCAGCGCTTAAGGAGGAGTCCAGGAGTCCCGCGGCGGTGGCTGATGGAGGACGTGGGACTCTCGACAGAGACCCGGCGGAGAAACCTCCCCGGCTCCAGTGGTTTGAACAGCAGGCGAAGAAGCTGGCAAAgcggcagggagaggaggagagtgaggaggaagaggaggacctGGATGAAGACG ATTGGGAAGATATTGATTCTGATGAAGAACTGGAATGTGAGGATGCTGAAGTGATGGACGAGGTGGAGGGGCAGgatgcagaggaggaagagtcTGGGGGAAGCCCCCGCCTTGGTGCCATCCCTGTAACGGACTGCTTATTTTGTCCCCATCATTCAAGCTCCCTCGTGAAGAATGTGGCTCATATGACTAAAGTTCACAGCTTCTTTATTCCTGATATAGAATATCTTTCTGATCTTAAGGGGCTGATTAAATATTTGG GAGAAAAAGTTGGTGTTGGGAAGATTTGCTTGTGGTGCAATGAGAAAGGGAAATCGTTCTACTCCACAGAAGCTGTACAGGCGCATATGAATGACAAAAGCCACTGTAAGCTCTTCACAGATGGTGATGCTGCTTTGGAATTTGCAGACTTCTATGATTTTAG GAGTAGCTACCCAGATCACAGGGAAGGCGAAGACCCTGATGAGGCCGAGGAGTTGCCTTCTGAAAAGAGTTTAGAGTATGATGACGAAACTATGGAGCTAATTCTACCTTCTG GTGCCAGAGTGGGTCATCGCTCCTTGATGAGATACTACAAACAGCGCTTTGGCTTGTCAAGAGCTGTAGCAGTTGCCAAGAATCAGAAGGCCGTGGGCCGGGTACTCCAGCAGTACAGAGCCCTGGGGTGGACTGGCAGCACAG GAGCAGCTCTTATGCGTGAGCGGGACATGCAGTATGTCCAAAGGATGAAATCAAAGTGGATGCTGAAGACAGGAATGAAGAACAATGCCACCAAGCAGATGCACTTTAGGGTCCAAGTGAGATTCTGA